From Pseudocalidococcus azoricus BACA0444, the proteins below share one genomic window:
- a CDS encoding DUF433 domain-containing protein, translating to MTTVSNHQPKIIRTERGLTISGTRITLYDVMDYVTAQYPPKFIRSLFDLTEAEISTALSYIEANRPEVEAEYQQVLKQAEENRQYWEERSHQHLAHVVKRPPRPDQEALWAKLQAQKARHDLDA from the coding sequence ATGACTACAGTATCCAACCATCAACCCAAGATTATTCGCACAGAGCGAGGATTAACCATTTCTGGCACTCGCATCACCCTCTACGATGTTATGGACTATGTAACGGCTCAGTATCCCCCAAAATTTATTCGCTCCTTGTTTGATCTCACGGAGGCAGAGATTAGTACTGCTTTGTCCTACATTGAAGCCAATCGCCCTGAGGTTGAAGCCGAGTATCAACAGGTTCTTAAACAAGCTGAGGAAAATCGGCAATATTGGGAAGAGCGCAGTCATCAACATCTTGCTCACGTTGTCAAGAGACCACCCAGGCCTGATCAAGAAGCTCTTTGGGCAAAACTGCAAGCACAGAAAGCAAGACATGATCTAGATGCATGA
- a CDS encoding DUF4365 domain-containing protein, with translation MESFSYAYIYALASQAGFTFNQEPKGLDNIGIDICVKDPLRLYNLPPCQFYAQVKCVRKTKLIRNKNGIFYGIKKKYYDSLTKSRPYNTILLFVVVVPDDPRNWIDIDELSIIVKHNCYWFCFQDHPLSNHNHKDSKKNIQLFETNLLTPESFPLLMQKIADGEM, from the coding sequence ATGGAAAGCTTTAGCTACGCCTATATTTATGCATTAGCTTCACAAGCAGGCTTTACCTTTAATCAGGAACCCAAAGGATTAGACAATATTGGAATAGATATATGTGTAAAAGACCCACTCAGATTATATAATCTGCCGCCCTGTCAGTTTTATGCACAGGTGAAGTGTGTAAGAAAAACGAAATTAATAAGGAATAAAAACGGAATTTTTTATGGAATCAAAAAGAAGTACTATGACAGTCTGACCAAGTCGAGACCTTATAATACCATTCTACTCTTTGTTGTAGTCGTACCAGATGACCCAAGGAACTGGATAGATATTGACGAGCTTAGTATAATTGTGAAACATAATTGTTACTGGTTTTGTTTTCAAGATCATCCCCTATCAAATCACAATCATAAGGATAGCAAGAAGAATATTCAGCTTTTTGAGACGAATTTACTTACACCTGAGTCCTTTCCCCTTCTGATGCAGAAAATTGCAGATGGAGAGATGTAA
- the psbZ gene encoding photosystem II reaction center protein PsbZ has protein sequence MSILFQLALAALVILSFVMVVGVPVAYASPQDWDRSKQLLYIGSGAWIILVLLVGALNFLVV, from the coding sequence ATGTCTATTTTGTTTCAACTGGCTTTAGCGGCGTTAGTCATTTTGTCCTTTGTCATGGTGGTGGGTGTGCCGGTAGCCTATGCTTCACCTCAAGATTGGGATCGGTCTAAACAGTTACTCTACATTGGCTCCGGGGCCTGGATTATCTTAGTGCTTTTGGTCGGTGCCCTTAACTTTTTAGTGGTTTAA
- a CDS encoding magnesium chelatase subunit H: MFTHVKSTIRHLAPESLNGRSLMRVVYVVLEAQYQSALSGAVKAINAKNPGLAIEISGYLLEELRNPENYQAFCEDVARANVFIASLIFIEDLADKVVAAVEPYKERLDVAVVFPSMPQVMRLNKMGSFSMSQLGQSKSMIGQFMKKRKEKAGSSFQDGMLKLLQTLPKVLKYLPIDKAQDARNFMLSFQYWLGGSPENLENFLLMLGDRYVFKGELNIAEQTYQDPVTYPDTGIWHPLAPQMFEDLKEYCNWFNSRRDISDDLKDPLVPTVGLILQRTHLVTGDDAHYVAVVQELESSGARVIPVFSGGLDFSKPMDLFFYDPLQPEKAIVDCVLNLTGFALVGGPAKQDHPKAIAALKKLNRPYMVSLPLVFQTTEEWEDSDLGLHPIQVALQIALPELDGAIEPIILSGRDGATGKAIALQDRVETIAQRAMNWANLRRKPKVNKKVAITIFSFPPDKGNIGTAAYLDVFGSIYKVMEGLKNNGYDVENMPANAETLMQEILHDAQARYSSPELNIAYRMPVNEYEKLTPFAKRLEENWGKAPGELNSDGQNLLVFGKEYGNVFIGVQPTFGYEGDPMRLLFSRSASPHHGFAAYYTYLNKIWKADAVLHFGTHGSLEFMPGKQMGMSGDCYPDNLIGNIPNLYYYAANNPSEATIAKRRSYANTISYLTPPAENAGLYKGLRELSELIASYQTLKESGRGIQIVNTIMDKCRLVNLDQDVNLPDQDAADMSAEQRDGIVGKIYIKLMEIEARLLPCGLHVIGKPPSTEEAAATLVNIASLDRPEDEILSLPRIIAQSIGREMEEIYKNSDAGVLADVELLQAITQATRAAVDALVQAQADADGRISKVSKLNFFNMGRKEPWIEALCNAGYPQVNAADLKPLMEYLEFCLQQIVADNELGALLQALEGEYILPGPGGDPIRNPDVLPTGKNIHALDPQAIPTAAAVQSAKVVVDRLLARQKAENNNQWPETIALVLWGTDNIKTYGESLAQVLWMVGVRPLPDSLGRMNKLELISLEELGRPRIDVVVNCSGVFRDLFINQMDLIDRAVKMAAEADEPAEMNFIRKHALKQAEELGVNIRQAATRVFTNASGSYAANVNLAVENSSWEQESELQDMYLSRKSFAFSADSPGTMEQSRQIFESALKTVDATFQNLDSAEISLTDVSHYFDSDPTKVVSSLRKDGKQPLSYIADTTTANAQVRSLSETVRLDSRTKLLNPKWYEGMLSHGYEGVREISKRLVNTMGWSATAGAVDNWVYEDVNTTFIHDEEMRQRMLNLNPHSFRKIVSTLLEVNGRGYWETSEENLDLLRQLYQEVEDKIEGVE; this comes from the coding sequence ATGTTCACCCACGTCAAGTCCACAATTCGCCATTTGGCCCCAGAATCCTTAAACGGGCGGTCGCTGATGCGAGTGGTCTATGTGGTGTTAGAGGCCCAATACCAAAGTGCTTTGTCTGGAGCCGTAAAAGCAATTAATGCGAAAAACCCCGGCCTGGCGATTGAAATCAGTGGCTATCTTCTGGAAGAACTGCGGAATCCCGAAAACTACCAGGCCTTTTGTGAAGATGTGGCTCGGGCCAATGTCTTTATTGCTTCCTTGATTTTTATTGAAGACCTGGCCGATAAAGTCGTGGCGGCTGTGGAACCCTACAAAGAACGCTTAGATGTGGCCGTGGTTTTTCCGTCCATGCCCCAGGTAATGCGCCTGAACAAAATGGGCAGTTTTTCCATGTCCCAACTCGGTCAGTCCAAGAGCATGATTGGCCAGTTCATGAAAAAGCGGAAAGAAAAGGCCGGTTCTAGTTTCCAAGATGGAATGCTGAAGCTGCTACAAACTTTACCAAAAGTCCTCAAATATCTCCCGATTGACAAAGCCCAGGATGCCCGCAACTTCATGCTCAGTTTCCAATATTGGCTGGGTGGCTCCCCGGAAAACCTGGAAAACTTTTTGTTGATGCTCGGGGATCGCTATGTCTTCAAAGGCGAACTGAACATTGCCGAGCAAACCTATCAAGACCCGGTTACCTATCCCGACACCGGCATTTGGCATCCCCTCGCCCCGCAGATGTTCGAGGACTTAAAAGAATATTGCAACTGGTTCAACAGCCGCCGGGATATTTCCGATGATCTCAAGGATCCACTGGTTCCGACGGTCGGACTGATTCTCCAACGGACTCACCTAGTTACCGGGGATGATGCCCATTATGTGGCGGTTGTTCAAGAACTTGAATCCTCTGGAGCGCGGGTGATTCCAGTATTTTCAGGGGGCCTGGATTTCTCGAAGCCAATGGATTTGTTTTTCTATGATCCGCTCCAGCCGGAAAAAGCAATTGTCGATTGTGTCCTCAACCTGACTGGATTTGCTCTAGTCGGTGGCCCGGCCAAACAGGATCATCCCAAGGCGATTGCCGCGCTGAAGAAACTGAATCGTCCCTACATGGTGTCGTTGCCCCTTGTCTTTCAAACTACGGAAGAATGGGAAGACAGTGATCTCGGCCTGCATCCGATCCAAGTGGCACTGCAAATTGCCTTACCGGAGCTAGATGGGGCGATTGAACCGATTATTCTCTCAGGCCGGGATGGTGCGACAGGAAAAGCCATTGCCCTGCAAGATCGGGTGGAAACCATTGCTCAACGGGCGATGAACTGGGCCAACCTCCGCCGCAAACCCAAGGTGAACAAAAAAGTTGCGATCACGATTTTTAGCTTCCCCCCCGACAAAGGCAATATTGGTACGGCCGCCTATTTGGATGTGTTTGGCTCCATTTATAAAGTCATGGAGGGACTAAAAAACAACGGCTACGATGTCGAGAATATGCCGGCCAATGCCGAAACCTTGATGCAGGAAATTCTCCACGATGCCCAGGCCCGGTATAGCAGCCCCGAACTCAACATCGCCTATCGGATGCCGGTGAACGAATACGAAAAACTCACCCCCTTTGCTAAACGCCTGGAAGAAAACTGGGGCAAAGCACCGGGAGAACTCAACAGCGATGGCCAAAATCTCCTCGTCTTTGGGAAAGAATACGGCAACGTCTTTATTGGGGTGCAGCCCACCTTTGGCTATGAAGGCGACCCGATGCGGTTGCTGTTTTCTCGCTCAGCTAGTCCCCACCACGGCTTTGCGGCTTACTATACCTATCTGAATAAAATCTGGAAAGCCGATGCAGTCTTGCATTTTGGTACCCACGGCTCCTTGGAATTTATGCCCGGCAAACAAATGGGGATGTCCGGTGACTGTTACCCCGATAACCTGATTGGCAACATTCCTAACCTTTACTACTACGCCGCTAATAACCCCTCGGAAGCCACCATTGCCAAACGCCGCAGTTACGCCAACACGATTAGTTACCTCACGCCCCCGGCGGAAAATGCGGGATTGTATAAGGGCCTGCGGGAACTGAGCGAGTTAATTGCCTCCTATCAAACCCTGAAAGAAAGTGGGCGGGGGATTCAGATTGTCAACACGATCATGGATAAATGTCGCTTGGTCAATTTGGATCAGGATGTCAATCTGCCGGATCAAGATGCCGCGGATATGTCGGCTGAACAACGGGATGGGATTGTCGGCAAAATCTACATCAAATTGATGGAAATTGAGGCCCGCTTACTGCCCTGTGGTTTGCATGTGATTGGGAAGCCCCCCAGCACTGAAGAAGCCGCCGCCACGTTGGTGAATATTGCCAGCTTGGATCGCCCGGAAGATGAGATTCTTAGCCTGCCCCGAATTATTGCCCAAAGCATTGGCCGGGAGATGGAGGAAATTTACAAAAACAGTGATGCCGGGGTTTTGGCCGATGTCGAACTCTTGCAAGCGATCACCCAGGCTACCCGTGCCGCTGTGGATGCCCTAGTCCAGGCCCAGGCCGATGCCGATGGTCGGATTTCGAAGGTATCGAAACTGAATTTCTTTAACATGGGCCGGAAAGAACCCTGGATTGAAGCCCTGTGCAATGCCGGATATCCCCAAGTCAATGCCGCTGACCTCAAGCCCTTGATGGAATATCTGGAATTCTGTTTGCAGCAGATTGTCGCCGATAACGAATTGGGGGCCTTGCTCCAAGCCTTAGAAGGGGAATATATCTTGCCGGGGCCTGGTGGGGATCCGATTCGGAATCCGGATGTGCTACCCACTGGGAAAAATATCCATGCCTTGGATCCCCAGGCCATCCCGACAGCCGCCGCGGTGCAATCGGCCAAAGTGGTTGTGGATCGGTTACTGGCTCGGCAAAAAGCAGAAAACAATAATCAATGGCCGGAAACCATTGCCTTAGTGCTCTGGGGAACGGATAACATCAAAACCTATGGCGAATCCTTGGCTCAAGTTCTCTGGATGGTGGGGGTGCGGCCGTTGCCGGATTCCTTGGGGCGGATGAACAAGTTGGAGTTAATTTCACTGGAAGAACTGGGCCGGCCCCGGATTGATGTGGTCGTCAACTGTTCCGGTGTGTTTCGGGATTTGTTTATTAATCAAATGGACTTAATCGACCGAGCTGTAAAAATGGCCGCTGAAGCCGATGAACCCGCCGAGATGAACTTTATCCGCAAGCACGCCCTGAAACAGGCCGAGGAATTAGGCGTGAATATTCGCCAGGCCGCGACCAGGGTATTTACCAATGCGTCCGGTTCCTATGCCGCTAATGTCAACTTGGCCGTGGAAAACAGCAGTTGGGAGCAAGAGTCGGAATTGCAGGATATGTATTTATCCCGGAAGTCGTTCGCGTTTTCGGCAGATTCTCCGGGGACGATGGAGCAATCTCGGCAGATTTTCGAGTCGGCCCTGAAAACCGTAGATGCCACGTTCCAAAACCTGGATTCGGCGGAAATCAGCTTGACCGATGTGAGCCACTATTTTGATTCGGATCCGACCAAAGTTGTTAGTAGTCTGCGGAAGGATGGCAAGCAACCCCTGTCCTATATTGCGGATACGACCACGGCTAATGCTCAAGTCCGGTCACTTTCGGAAACGGTGCGCTTAGACAGCCGGACGAAACTCCTCAATCCCAAGTGGTATGAAGGAATGCTCTCCCACGGTTATGAAGGGGTGCGGGAAATCTCAAAACGCTTGGTAAATACAATGGGCTGGTCGGCAACGGCGGGCGCAGTGGATAACTGGGTTTATGAGGATGTCAACACGACTTTTATTCACGATGAGGAAATGCGGCAACGGATGCTGAATCTGAATCCCCACTCCTTCCGCAAGATTGTCAGCACGTTGTTGGAAGTCAATGGCCGGGGCTATTGGGAAACCAGCGAAGAAAACCTAGACTTGTTACGGCAACTCTATCAAGAGGTGGAGGATAAAATCGAAGGGGTAGAATAA
- a CDS encoding DUF3368 domain-containing protein: MIIVSNTSPISNLAKVGKLSLIQEIYGSILISTAVYEELLDERAGEKIVTAVQSASFLEVCSVQNQKLVAELRTYINIGEVEAIALAVEVKANRLLINERLGRQAAKDFELKITGVLGILLLAKRQNLIRAVKPIVDELKSEANFRINSQLYIDVLNEAGESVTQV, translated from the coding sequence ATGATCATTGTCAGTAATACTTCACCCATTTCAAATTTGGCAAAAGTGGGGAAGCTAAGCCTCATACAAGAGATTTATGGAAGTATTTTAATTTCTACCGCAGTGTATGAGGAGTTATTAGATGAGAGAGCGGGTGAAAAAATAGTTACAGCAGTACAGTCAGCAAGTTTCCTAGAAGTTTGTTCAGTACAAAATCAGAAATTGGTTGCTGAGTTAAGAACATATATAAATATTGGGGAGGTAGAGGCAATTGCACTGGCAGTTGAGGTTAAAGCAAACCGACTGTTAATTAATGAACGCCTGGGTAGACAAGCTGCAAAAGACTTTGAATTAAAGATTACGGGTGTATTGGGAATTCTGTTATTGGCAAAACGTCAAAATTTAATCAGGGCAGTTAAACCCATAGTGGATGAATTGAAAAGTGAAGCGAATTTCCGAATCAACAGTCAGCTTTATATAGATGTTTTGAATGAAGCAGGTGAGTCAGTTACTCAGGTTTGA
- a CDS encoding RNA recognition motif domain-containing protein: MTLYVGNLSYDATEENLREIFAKHGTVKRVVLPVDRETGKRRGFAFVELAADAEEEAAIAEFDGAMWLGRTLKVNKAKPRQ, from the coding sequence ATGACTCTTTATGTAGGCAATTTATCATACGATGCAACCGAAGAAAACTTACGGGAAATCTTTGCCAAGCACGGTACGGTTAAGCGGGTTGTTCTACCTGTCGATCGGGAAACTGGAAAGCGGCGTGGATTTGCCTTTGTCGAACTCGCAGCCGATGCGGAAGAAGAAGCCGCTATTGCCGAATTTGACGGGGCGATGTGGTTAGGACGGACGCTGAAAGTGAACAAGGCTAAGCCTCGGCAATAA
- a CDS encoding type II toxin-antitoxin system HicB family antitoxin codes for MQYLILIEKTVTGYSAYSPDLPGCVSTGATREEVEHNMQEAVEFHLEGLKLEGLEIPSPTTLSAYVEVAA; via the coding sequence ATGCAATATCTTATTCTAATTGAAAAAACAGTCACAGGATATTCTGCCTATTCTCCTGATCTGCCAGGGTGTGTTTCAACTGGGGCAACTCGTGAGGAAGTTGAACACAATATGCAAGAAGCTGTGGAGTTTCATCTGGAAGGATTAAAACTAGAGGGATTAGAGATTCCTTCTCCCACGACTTTATCGGCCTATGTTGAAGTTGCTGCCTAG
- a CDS encoding S1 domain-containing protein — translation MDSKNWEQIKSQSKLGQFVQGTVEFHAPFGVFLTIDEPLVKGLIKIPDFLDEGEMTEAMYPEIGTTLGAVVVGYNESNCREIYLSARPSVLHKALVPLSFPTLAV, via the coding sequence ATGGATAGTAAAAATTGGGAACAAATAAAATCTCAGTCTAAGCTCGGTCAGTTTGTTCAAGGCACAGTGGAGTTTCATGCACCTTTTGGAGTTTTTCTAACAATTGATGAACCTTTAGTTAAAGGGTTAATCAAAATTCCCGACTTTTTAGACGAGGGAGAAATGACTGAAGCCATGTATCCCGAAATTGGTACAACATTAGGCGCAGTTGTAGTTGGTTATAACGAGAGTAATTGTCGCGAAATTTACTTAAGTGCAAGACCCAGTGTTCTTCATAAAGCGCTTGTCCCCCTAAGCTTTCCTACTTTGGCTGTATAA
- the aroC gene encoding chorismate synthase, with protein MGNTFGHLFRITTFGESHGGGVGVVIDGCPPKLALDVTDIQFELDRRRPGQSRITTPRQEADTCEILSGVFQGQTLGTPITILVRNKDTRPQDYAEMAEVYRPSHADATYDAKYGIRNWQGGGRSSARETIGRVAAGAIAKKILKQVAGVEVLAYVCRIKELEAHVDPATVTLEQIESNILRCPDAVAAEKMIELIDQIRRQANSVGGVIECVARHVPRGLGEPVFDKLEADLAKAVMSLPATKGFEIGSGFAGTLLTGLEHNDEFYTDDQGQIRTVTNRSGGVQGGISNGENIIIRVAFKPTATIGKPQNTVNQAGEATVLAAKGRHDPCVLPRAVPMVEAMVALVLCDHLLRNQAQCHTLKSPEAQ; from the coding sequence ATGGGCAACACCTTTGGACATCTATTTCGGATCACCACCTTTGGCGAATCACACGGGGGAGGCGTGGGTGTTGTCATAGATGGCTGTCCACCAAAACTAGCCCTAGATGTGACTGATATTCAGTTCGAGTTAGATCGCCGCCGGCCAGGCCAGAGCCGGATTACCACCCCGCGCCAAGAAGCCGATACCTGTGAAATTCTCTCCGGTGTTTTTCAAGGGCAAACCCTGGGAACCCCGATTACGATCCTGGTACGAAATAAAGATACCAGGCCCCAAGACTATGCCGAGATGGCCGAAGTCTATCGCCCGTCCCATGCCGATGCCACCTATGACGCTAAATATGGGATTCGCAACTGGCAGGGGGGTGGCCGGTCTTCGGCGCGGGAAACCATTGGGCGGGTGGCTGCGGGGGCAATTGCCAAGAAAATTCTCAAACAAGTGGCGGGAGTAGAGGTCTTGGCCTATGTTTGCCGGATTAAGGAGTTAGAAGCCCACGTTGATCCGGCCACTGTGACCCTTGAGCAAATTGAAAGCAATATTCTCCGTTGTCCCGATGCTGTTGCGGCCGAAAAAATGATTGAGTTGATTGATCAGATTCGGCGGCAGGCTAATTCTGTGGGTGGCGTGATCGAATGTGTGGCCCGTCATGTGCCGCGGGGCCTGGGTGAACCCGTCTTTGACAAATTAGAGGCGGATTTAGCCAAGGCTGTGATGTCTCTGCCCGCAACCAAAGGGTTTGAAATTGGCTCAGGATTTGCTGGAACTCTGTTAACAGGCCTGGAGCATAATGACGAGTTTTATACCGATGATCAAGGGCAAATTCGCACGGTCACTAATCGCTCTGGAGGAGTACAAGGGGGTATTTCTAACGGTGAAAATATCATTATCCGGGTTGCCTTTAAGCCTACAGCGACTATCGGTAAACCTCAAAACACCGTCAACCAGGCCGGAGAAGCAACGGTTTTAGCCGCTAAAGGTCGTCATGATCCCTGTGTTTTGCCGCGGGCCGTCCCAATGGTGGAAGCGATGGTAGCTTTAGTTTTGTGCGATCATCTCCTGCGAAATCAAGCCCAATGCCATACCTTGAAATCTCCTGAGGCTCAGTAA
- a CDS encoding YkvA family protein, whose product MAAFYNWYRNTLRHPKYRWLVIGASLLYLFSPLDISPDLIPIVGQVDDVAVIMLLASEVTQMLVERIRSRKQQTAAPAAEQTVDVSAESF is encoded by the coding sequence ATGGCCGCCTTTTACAACTGGTATCGCAACACCTTACGCCATCCCAAGTATCGCTGGTTAGTGATTGGCGCTAGTTTACTGTACCTGTTTAGTCCCCTGGATATTTCCCCCGATTTAATCCCCATTGTTGGCCAAGTAGATGATGTTGCCGTAATCATGTTATTGGCCAGTGAAGTGACGCAAATGCTAGTGGAACGGATTCGTTCTCGGAAGCAACAGACCGCCGCCCCCGCCGCAGAACAAACCGTTGACGTTTCCGCTGAGTCCTTTTAA
- the ribH gene encoding 6,7-dimethyl-8-ribityllumazine synthase, translating to MAVFEGTFHQLSGSRFAIIIARFNDLISAKLLEGCQDCLRRHGVDPDPNGTQVDYIWVPGSFEVPLVAAQTAASRRYAAVICLGAVIRGQTPHFDYVAAEVTKGIATASMQTGVPIIYGILTADTMQQALERAGIKSNKGWDYALNALEMASLMKQLQPGLAGTTANLPPNREHAPQLPSS from the coding sequence ATGGCTGTTTTTGAGGGGACATTCCATCAACTCAGTGGCTCTCGGTTTGCCATTATTATTGCCCGGTTTAATGATCTAATCAGTGCCAAGTTACTGGAAGGCTGTCAGGATTGTTTACGGCGGCATGGGGTCGATCCAGATCCAAATGGGACTCAGGTGGACTACATTTGGGTTCCAGGAAGTTTTGAAGTGCCCCTCGTTGCAGCCCAAACCGCAGCTAGTCGCCGCTATGCCGCTGTCATTTGTTTGGGAGCCGTGATTCGCGGGCAAACCCCCCACTTTGATTATGTTGCGGCAGAAGTCACCAAAGGGATTGCCACGGCCAGTATGCAAACCGGGGTTCCAATTATTTATGGGATTTTGACGGCGGATACGATGCAGCAGGCCTTAGAGCGGGCTGGAATTAAGAGCAATAAAGGCTGGGATTATGCCCTGAATGCCTTGGAAATGGCCAGCTTAATGAAACAACTCCAACCGGGACTGGCTGGAACGACGGCAAATTTACCCCCCAATCGGGAACACGCGCCCCAATTACCCTCTAGCTAG
- a CDS encoding ACP S-malonyltransferase — protein sequence MNFLVDHNLGGHAEILLGNIASQGWLELLPIRFVTFKEMNLSINSNDRMVWRTAQANRMILLTANRSMKGQDSLEQVIQEENSVDSLPVITIADADRFLADRVYRNRCADRLLEIMLEIETWIGVGRLFIP from the coding sequence ATGAACTTTTTGGTCGATCACAACCTGGGGGGACATGCAGAAATTTTATTAGGCAATATCGCCAGTCAAGGGTGGCTAGAACTACTTCCGATCCGCTTTGTCACCTTCAAGGAGATGAATTTATCAATCAACAGTAATGATCGTATGGTTTGGCGGACTGCTCAGGCAAATCGGATGATTCTGCTGACTGCTAACCGAAGTATGAAAGGTCAAGACTCCCTAGAACAGGTTATTCAAGAGGAGAATTCAGTCGATTCCCTTCCTGTTATTACCATCGCAGATGCAGATCGTTTCTTAGCTGATCGAGTTTATCGAAATCGTTGTGCTGACCGTCTTCTCGAAATTATGTTGGAAATCGAAACTTGGATCGGGGTTGGTCGCCTTTTTATTCCTTAA
- a CDS encoding UPF0175 family protein yields MSLVISEDLAKASGFSENELFLEIVLMLFQQNKISLGKASELVGLHRMQFQKLLADREICVHYDVNDFQDDLDNIREIK; encoded by the coding sequence ATGAGTTTGGTAATTTCAGAAGACCTTGCTAAAGCAAGTGGCTTTTCAGAAAATGAGCTATTTTTGGAAATTGTTCTAATGCTGTTTCAACAAAACAAAATTAGCTTGGGAAAAGCAAGTGAACTAGTTGGATTACATCGAATGCAATTTCAGAAACTATTAGCGGATCGGGAAATTTGTGTTCACTATGATGTTAATGACTTTCAGGATGATCTCGACAATATTAGAGAAATAAAATAG
- a CDS encoding type II toxin-antitoxin system VapC family toxin has protein sequence MTKYLLDTNVVMRFCNPSDTQHQLATEAVFHILMQSDECLLIPQVIIEFWVVATRPIQANGLAWTVERTRNMIDQLLDRFPVLDENPEIFPNWLNLVTTHKVMGKRTHDARIIAAMLSHEITHLLTFNPSDFTGLSSIKIVHPQDLILFEAQ, from the coding sequence ATGACAAAATATCTCCTTGATACGAATGTTGTCATGCGCTTTTGTAATCCTTCTGATACCCAACATCAGCTTGCAACAGAAGCAGTCTTTCACATACTCATGCAGTCAGATGAATGTTTACTGATTCCGCAAGTTATTATTGAGTTTTGGGTCGTTGCCACAAGACCAATTCAAGCAAATGGCCTGGCCTGGACTGTAGAACGGACTAGAAATATGATTGATCAACTTCTTGATCGTTTTCCAGTTTTAGATGAAAATCCAGAGATTTTCCCAAATTGGTTGAACCTAGTCACCACTCACAAAGTAATGGGTAAGCGCACTCATGATGCTCGTATCATTGCTGCCATGCTTTCACATGAAATTACACATCTCTTGACCTTCAATCCAAGCGACTTTACTGGTCTATCAAGTATTAAAATCGTTCATCCACAAGACTTGATTTTGTTTGAGGCTCAGTAG